ATGCCATGAAATGGTTCACTTATCCATAGTCCTACAATAATAAGCAGGATAATTAAACATCGCCATTCTTGATTAGTTATTGGTCCAAGCGACTTCAATTTGAAATGCATTTCTTTTTTGAGCTGGGGAAATGATTGCTCATTTTTAGGCAGCGGATATAGTTTAATGAGTAAGCCCCATATTGCCGGTATGAGAATAATCCATATTGGAAATGTATACAGAAACCACTCAAAATAGGTTATTTCAATTTTGGCAAAACGATACAAAAGCTCTACCGTTAAAATATTGCCAACAGCTGCTGTCATAATTGCAGTTCCGCTAACATTACCACCAAAAGCAACACCGATCATAATCATTTTACGTAAATTGCTTCCTTGTTTTGCTCCTACTGTCTCTACAATCATCGAGGAGATAGGCAGCATAAGGGTGGAACGAACCGCAGATGATGGAATAAAGATGGCCTGGACTTGCTGGACGAGTATTAAGCTGCCCAGCAATCCGTTTGCACGGCCTCCCCATTTTTTTAAGATCAAGTAACTGATTCTTTTTACAAGTGGAGTTTCATTTACTGCTTTGGCTACCATCATACCAGCAATAACAAGGTGTGTAGCAGGCGAAGCGAACCCGCTGAACACTACTTCGGTATCCGTTAAATTGAATACTAACATCATAACAAGTATCAGTAATGCTGTCAGCCCCATCGGTATTGGTTCAAGTGTCCACAGTATGACTCCAAAACTAACAATTCCAGCCATCAGCCGCGCTGAATGTGAAAATGTATCCGGCAATCCGAAATATAAAAACAAGAAAACAGAAATGGCGATCAAAATACTTGCCAGCTTAATTATATGCTGTTTAGAATTGCGACTTTTTTGCTTGTTTACGTTAACCATCATCGATGACGACCTTTCGTGAAATAATGTGACCATATCATCAATATAGGCAGATTAAGCTTCAGCTTGTGCCGTCCTTTTTCTTTTTAACATTTGTGCAGCTATGACAATCGCGAGTAAAAGGATACCAATCGCATCGGACAACATTCCCGGTATTACTAATACGATTGCAGCGATCGCTGAAACTACTCTTAAAACCCAATTTAGATTTTCCAGCAAGTATCCTTCAAGTGCGATAGCCAGAGACACAACACCAATAATTGCTGTAATCGCGATCAATAGGATGCTTAAAGCGTCAGCATCTTGCATCAGCATCTCAGGCGAATAAACGAAAACATATGGCACGAGAATCCCAGCAGCTGCGAGTTTCAGTGATATAAATCCAGTTTTATTCGGTTCGCCACCTGCCAGTCCTGCTCCAGCAAATGCTGCAAGGGCTACTGGAGGTGTTAAGTTTGCCAAAATACCGAAGTAAAAAACAAACATATGGGATACAAAAGGCTCGACACCGAACTGTACCAATGCTGGTGCTGCCATAGAGGACGTAATAATGTACGTTGGGATGGAAGGGAGACCCATTCCCAAAATGATAGATGCAATCATTGTAAAGAATAATGTCAAAATGAGTGTGTCGTTACCAAGAATAAGAATTGCCGAGGTCATTTTTAAGCCAAATCCTGTTAACGAAGCTACACCTACAATAATTCCGACCATTGCACAGGCCATTGCCACACCAAGTGCACTGCGTGTTCCATCTTCCAGCGCTTGAAAAAGACTTTTTAGATTCATTCGCGTTGTTGCTCTTAATAAAGAAATGATTACAGTCGAAATGATTGCCCATGCTGCAGCATAAATTGGGGTAAACCCACCAAATAACATATAAATGAGGATGATAAGCGGAATCAGTAAATGTCCTCGTTCTTTTAAAACATCTTTCATTTTCGGGAGTTCATGTCGGGATAATCCCTTTAAACCGAGTTTTTTTGCGCGTAAATGAACAACTGAAAGCACACCCATGTAGTATAAAAGCCCAGGGATAATGGCTGCAATAGCAATTTCTGCGTATGGCATCCCTAACGTTTCCGCCATAATAAAAGCTGTTGCTCCCATTACTGGCGGAAGTATTTGGCCACCAACAGAGGCTGCTGCTTCTACAGCTCCTGCAAAATTTTTGGAATACCCTGTTTTCTTCATGAGTGGGATGGTAAATGAACCGGTTGTAACGACATTCGCAATGGCAGAACCATTAATCGAACCAAGAAAACCGCTCGAAACAACGGAAACTTTCGCAGGACCTCCGGCAGTATGTCCAGAGATAGCCATTGCAGAATCATTAAATAATTGCCCCATTCCCGTTCGATTTAAAAAAGTTCCAAACAAGATAAATAGAAAAATATAGGTAGCGGAAACACCTATTGCAGTCCCAAATATTCCTTCTGTTGTTAAATACAAGTAAGAGGCAATATCGTCTATTTGATATCCTCGATGGGCAACCATCCTGGGCAGATAAGGACCGAAATAGGCATATAACAGGAACAACGTACAGAGAACGGTCAGTCCATTCCCAACTACACGACGTCCTCCTTCAAGAACAAGCAGAACCATTAGTAGGCTGAAGATAATATCGTTCTGGCTTGGTAATCCAGCTCGATTTACAATTCCCATATAATCGGTGAAAATATAAACAATGGTTGCAATCGATAAGATAGCAAGCAAAAAATCAATGATTGTTGCCCGAGTCTGTGGTGCATTTTTTCGTGAGGGATACAGTAAAAAGACAAGAGCCATTACTACACCCGTATGCAATGCCCGGTGCTGTAATGTAACTAAAGGCCCTGTAAACGAAGTAATCAAGTGGAATAGGGCCAAGGAAACTGAGATAATCATAACAAGCCTGGCCATCCAAGGTATGCTCAATTTTCGGAACCTAGCTTCTGAATCGTATTTTTCAACAATTTTTTGTTTTTCTGCTTCTGATAATTCTTCATGGTTTTTCACAAGCTCTTCTTTTGGCATCTCACTTTGTTTATCAGCCATCAGCGCCATACCTCCTTATGGATCTTTAACAGCAGCCATTTATAGACCTGTATTTGTTCATAATGGATTTGGACATTTGTATCATCCGGAATAAAGTCGGATAATGAATATCTTTTTTCATTATCTTTCAGATAATAGTTTGAAATTGGAACATAGAATAGGGAATAATAGGGGATAACCCGATTTATTTCAGTAACTTGGATAAACCCATTCGGAAGAAATTCCACTTTGCCTTCTGTATCTGGCGTACCTGCTCCATATGATTGGTACAATGTAGATTCAAACACCAGATATCCATTATCGGCTATTCGATAAGTTTCTTTCCATGGAGTTAATTCAACAGAATGTCTCCACCCGATTGTTACTTTTTCTGAATCCCATGGCAGAAAAAATAATGGATTGTCCTCTCCATCCGTTAATAAAATGCCTGATTGGAGAGGAGTCATACCGATCCAGACTCCAACCAGCAAAATAGTAAGAATAAGTGATATTTTTTTCATAGAGCAGTCGATAAGTCCACTTTTATTCCGTTATCCCTTGTTCTTCAAAATATTTAGCTGCGCCTGGATGGAGCGGTGCAGGTAAGTTTTGTAATGCATTTTCTAATGTGATATCGTTAGCTGCATTATGAGTGTTCTGTAATTGATCAAGGTTATCAAATATAGCTTTGGTCATTGCATAAGCTATGTCATCTGATACTTCGCTGTGTGTTAATAAAACATTATTAACTCCAATGGTTGATACGTCTTTCTCCATGTCATATACATCCTTTGGTACAGTTGTTGGGAAAAAGGATGGATAGTCGTCTTGCATTTTTAAAATGATATCTTCGGCAATTTCTACAATCACAATATCCTGTGTTGTCTGAAGCTCAAGTACTCCAGCATTTGGCAATCCAGAGGAAATAACAACTGCATCAATATTTCCATTTTGAATTCCTTCCACTCCTTCTGAAAAGGAAAGAAAGTCAGCATTGATATCCTCGTATGTCATGCCATATGCTTCTAAAACGCGTTGTGCACTGATTTCAGTTCCAGACGCAGGGGCGCCAACAGCAACTCTTTTGCCAGCTAAATCTTCTACGGTTTTAATGCCTGATTTTTCGGTAGCTACAATTTGTAAATAGTTTGGGTAGAGCGAGGCAAGGGTACGGATGTTTTCCTGAGCTCCTATTTCTTCGGCGCTTGCAATCCCTTCATAAGCATCTTGTGCGGCATCTCCCATCGAAAATCCGATTTCTGCATTACCTTGATTAAGTGTGGTTGCATTTGCAGTGGAAGCTGCTGTGGACTGACTGTTTGCATTAGCGCCTAAGTCTTGGAAAATATTTGCTAATGTACCGCCAAGTGGGTAGTATACACCAGATGAACCGCCTGTCAGAATCGTAATAAATTCACCAGCTAATGCATCTTCACCATTACCATCCTTGCCAGCGGCATCAGAATCACTATTATCATTACATGCAGCGATTAACATAGATATGGTTAGGAACATAAAAATAATTAAAATTTTTTTCATTATAATACCTCCAATGGTTTAGTTGCTGAAATCATCAAATAACAGTGTGTCTAGCAAAATATGGTTACTGGAAATAGTTATACACCCCCTATGTTTAGACTCTATGCTTTCAACTTGTGAGTTTAGACAAGAAATTTAACTAAAATAAAAAATCCAGTTCAAATAAGACTGCAAATAGTCTATTTTTGAACTGGATCTTATCTGTGGGATAAACTTCGGGAGGAAGCTTTGACAGATTAGGCAGATCATATTATTTATATTTGGTAATTATATGTTATGTTTTTCTTGCAATGTTAGAACAGCATGATTATGAATCCAACTAACTCCTTTAAACAGAAACCAGTCTGCTTCAATCATTCTCACAAACCATTTTGTTCATGGATGCATGTTTAATAGGTAATGAAAAAATGAATTATGAGAGATTCGAATGCTTGCGTTTTCCAGAGGAAATACAGAAATTATCAGGAACGTTACAATTAGAATACAAGCCTTTTATAAGCTGCTTTTCATGTTTAAGTAATGGGCAACGTGGAATATAATTAATGTACGAGCAACAATATCAACTATTGAAAGGAGCTATAAAAATGGCTAAGAACAATAATGGTAAGATGTCTCGTGAACAAGCAGGAAAAAAGGGTGGAAAAGCAACCGCAAGAAATCATGACCAGGAATTCTATGAAGAAATTGGTCAAAAAGGCGGTGAAGCAACCGCAAAAAATCATGATCAGGAATTCTATGAAGAGATTGGTCAAAAAGGCGGGAATGCAACTGCAAGAAATCACGATCAGGAATTCTACGAAGAAATTGGCGAAAAGGGCGGGAATGCACGCGCGCGCCAACGAAACAACAACAACAAAAACAGAAACAATTCATAACTAAAACTTAATATGTATGATAAAGAAGGAAAGGGATTTTGATCTCCCTTTCCTTTTTCTCTGTGTAGTTATGTAAGTTCCTATCATAAAATTAAGACCCATAAAGTGAAGGATGAAAGACCTTACTACCTTCACTTTATGAGTCTCGGGATGATGCTGATTTTTTAGTAATCTTTATTATTTAGAAGCTGAGGCTGTTTTAGTACGTGCTTTTTGGTTATAGCCTGAACTTCGTTTTGCTGGTGTCCTTCTAGTACTCGCGCTGGAAGAACTGGATTTTGATTTAGCTTCTGCTTTTTTATTCGTGCTTGCAGATTCGTTTTGTTTTTCCTCTGCTTTATTAGATTGTGGCGCAGAATTGCTTTCTGTGTCTTCTGCCTCTGTTTCCTCTCCATTTGATTGCTTGCTTTTTGCAGGGGTAAGCCTATGCTTTAACTCTATTGTTTTATTTGTGGTATTTTCTTTGATTGCAGCATATTTGTCCATTGCTGAATCAGTGAGTTCACGCGATTTATCTACTGCCTTATCTTTAGCAGAGCCCACTTGATAGGTAATATCTCCACGCAGCTCTTTTCCGGATTTCGGAGCAAGTAATAGGGTGGTCGCGACACCGACTCCCCAACCGATAATACCACCTCGAATAACATCTTTTTTGGTGTAAGCCTTATCGGATGAATTTCGGTTTTCTTGTTCTTCTTGATTTGTTTGTACTTGCTGTTTGTTTTGTTCTGTCATGATTTATTCCTCCTAATAGAAATTTAAATTTGCTAGCTATTGCCAGATAGTTTACCTTCTAATTTTTCCAATCGTTCGAGCAGCTTTTGATTTTCTTCTTTTAACTTATCCTGTTCTTGCATTGCTGCTTGCGAGTTTAGGTATGGGTCTGTTTCCCACCAGTCCATTCCGATTTCTTTTGCTTTATCGACAGATGCGACAATCAATCTGATTTTGATGGAAAGCAGCTCCACATCTGCAATTCCTACTCGTATGTCTCCCGCAATGACAACCCCTTTATCCAATACGGTTTCAAGCACATCAACCAAATTACTGGACCCCGCAGTTGTTTGTGGGGAGTTTTCGTTCGCCATGTTTTACCCTCCCTGGGAAATCCTATTTCACCCTTCATTCAACCTATAGAGGTTACACACCTATAGTAAATTTCCTAAAGGTCCCAAATCGATATTCAAATCCTCATCCGTAAAATTAAAAATCCCTTTTAGCTCTTCCATTTTTATATCTAAGTTCATTAACGCAACACCGAGTTTTTCAATTTCCTCTTCCGTCAGATTCCCTCCGTCTACACGGCGGATTGCCTGTCGTTCGACAAGTTGACGTAATAACTCAATTACGGTAAGGACAAGCTGAGCAAGACCTTCTTCGGCACCTTCAGGATCAAGCTCGATCCGTCCGCTTTTCTCTGGACGATGGTCAAGACCTGCTAAGGATGCTGGTTGATTATTAAGATTGATGGATGACACGATCCAACTCCTCCTTTTCATAATCAAATTGTTTCGATGAAAATTTCTCAGCTGTTTGCTGATTCGATTCAATAAGTGTTTCAACTGAGGAGATCAATACGCGTAAATCGAGATAGACTAAGTCGATTCCAGCGATAGAGAGGATGATATCTCCTTTAATTGCTACACCTTTATCCAGAACTACATCGAGAACATCAATGAGGCCAACCTCTTTATTTTCAAATTCCATGTGTATCCTCCAAACTAGCTAATCTTGGCAAAATGATAGGATGGCCATGGTCCTGTAACCTCGAAGTGCCAGCCTGATCCCGCCCATTTATCCTGCAGCTTTTTAATGATAGATTTAAAATCATTAATTCGAGATTTATCCACCATATAGACACTGTTCCAGCACATTTCTTCTTGGCGTCCCGTAACATCCTTATTCCAATTTCTTTTCACTTCGTGGTCGACACTTAATGCTGCTAGTTTCTTATGAATCGATTTTGAAAAGGCATGTGTTTCTTTCTCTGTCTCTTGATCAATAAGTTGATGAAGCCTTCTATTTTCCAAGTACTGACGGCCAGGTGACATGGCAGCAATTTCTTTCTTTTTGGCTTCTATCGTTTCATTATTACTTGCCACCATTTCTTTTAGCTTATCCCGCTCGCAATAGAGTTTTAATATCCACTCATCTTTATCTGCGATGTTATCAAGTAAATGGAGCATACGTGTCTCGTGGGTGCTGATTGTGTTTTTTAAACTTTCCAGACCAGAATAGATCGTGCAAAACTTCATTGGGATGATAGGATATCTCTCATAAAATTCCATCAATGCTTCGTGATGGTGAAATGCTTTCTGGTGGAGCCAATTAACATCATTTGATTTTTTTTCGAGTTCCTTTTCACTGTATTCCACTGGGTCCAGCTCACAGACAATGGCATCGACATTTTCAAATGGAAGGCTGTAAATCTGTGACTCCTCATCCAGCCCTTTAAGAGAGGGGAGGGGAGCTGCGTCTTTTCCGCTTGCCGGTATAATTCCATATAAATAGATTAATTTCTCCATATTTCATCCTCACTCTTTTCGTTTTGTTAACTCATTTATTTGTTCCATTTCTCGTTTTTTAGCAATTTCATAACGAACTAACAGTTCCGTTTCAGATTGCTTGTAGGATGCCTCATCAATTTCTTCCAGTTCATACATCATCTGCAGGTGAATTAATTTCTTTTGGATGTGCTCCAGATCATATAGCTCTTTTTCCACTTCTTCTTGAACCTTTTCCCCAATTTTTACAATTAAGTTTATCGGCGAAGTGAAGATTTTTTGGATCATGTGGAAGGTTCTTCTATCTTTAATTTAATATTGATAAAGTTATAGGCTGGCCATGGTCCTGTGTATTTAAAGTCCACTTTATCCTGCCAGCTGTCATGAAGTTCATTTACTTTTTTATCGAATTGGGACTCCTTGTCGCTATCTATCAGGTACGCGGCATTGAGAAGCATTTTTTCGCCGATTGGATCATTGATTTGATTGGCCTCTGCGAGAGTACTTAATGAATCATGTATTTCTGACTTGATATCATTCTGTAGTGAATGGAAGAAGTCTTTCGCCATCTCGCCTAACTGAATCCGGTCAAAATATCCGGCAGCCTCTGATTTGGAGTGTACGATCTGTTTTTTCTTCATGACATTTTCATTTTGCTTGATACTCTTTTCCAGCCAATCTTTTTTACCAACAACCTTTAAACCAACCTCGATTTTTCCTTTA
This region of Oceanobacillus sp. FSL K6-2867 genomic DNA includes:
- a CDS encoding DASS family sodium-coupled anion symporter, coding for MMVNVNKQKSRNSKQHIIKLASILIAISVFLFLYFGLPDTFSHSARLMAGIVSFGVILWTLEPIPMGLTALLILVMMLVFNLTDTEVVFSGFASPATHLVIAGMMVAKAVNETPLVKRISYLILKKWGGRANGLLGSLILVQQVQAIFIPSSAVRSTLMLPISSMIVETVGAKQGSNLRKMIMIGVAFGGNVSGTAIMTAAVGNILTVELLYRFAKIEITYFEWFLYTFPIWIILIPAIWGLLIKLYPLPKNEQSFPQLKKEMHFKLKSLGPITNQEWRCLIILLIIVGLWISEPFHGMHPSIPALIGAVIMSLPMIGCARWENVVQINFNTVLLLSVTLSMGYALVDSGAIATLSAYLSVGWFLSIVQNPLLAVIIIILLTQVFHKMISNVPAAVVTLIPITISVAANAEIDPLAMAFTAGLTSLYGFLLVVETMPNLLVHSTGLISQRDFLKPGVYATVITIAVTIIIAATWWKWLGLT
- a CDS encoding TRAP transporter permease, whose protein sequence is MADKQSEMPKEELVKNHEELSEAEKQKIVEKYDSEARFRKLSIPWMARLVMIISVSLALFHLITSFTGPLVTLQHRALHTGVVMALVFLLYPSRKNAPQTRATIIDFLLAILSIATIVYIFTDYMGIVNRAGLPSQNDIIFSLLMVLLVLEGGRRVVGNGLTVLCTLFLLYAYFGPYLPRMVAHRGYQIDDIASYLYLTTEGIFGTAIGVSATYIFLFILFGTFLNRTGMGQLFNDSAMAISGHTAGGPAKVSVVSSGFLGSINGSAIANVVTTGSFTIPLMKKTGYSKNFAGAVEAAASVGGQILPPVMGATAFIMAETLGMPYAEIAIAAIIPGLLYYMGVLSVVHLRAKKLGLKGLSRHELPKMKDVLKERGHLLIPLIILIYMLFGGFTPIYAAAWAIISTVIISLLRATTRMNLKSLFQALEDGTRSALGVAMACAMVGIIVGVASLTGFGLKMTSAILILGNDTLILTLFFTMIASIILGMGLPSIPTYIITSSMAAPALVQFGVEPFVSHMFVFYFGILANLTPPVALAAFAGAGLAGGEPNKTGFISLKLAAAGILVPYVFVYSPEMLMQDADALSILLIAITAIIGVVSLAIALEGYLLENLNWVLRVVSAIAAIVLVIPGMLSDAIGILLLAIVIAAQMLKRKRTAQAEA
- a CDS encoding DUF1850 domain-containing protein — protein: MKKISLILTILLVGVWIGMTPLQSGILLTDGEDNPLFFLPWDSEKVTIGWRHSVELTPWKETYRIADNGYLVFESTLYQSYGAGTPDTEGKVEFLPNGFIQVTEINRVIPYYSLFYVPISNYYLKDNEKRYSLSDFIPDDTNVQIHYEQIQVYKWLLLKIHKEVWR
- a CDS encoding TAXI family TRAP transporter solute-binding subunit gives rise to the protein MKKILIIFMFLTISMLIAACNDNSDSDAAGKDGNGEDALAGEFITILTGGSSGVYYPLGGTLANIFQDLGANANSQSTAASTANATTLNQGNAEIGFSMGDAAQDAYEGIASAEEIGAQENIRTLASLYPNYLQIVATEKSGIKTVEDLAGKRVAVGAPASGTEISAQRVLEAYGMTYEDINADFLSFSEGVEGIQNGNIDAVVISSGLPNAGVLELQTTQDIVIVEIAEDIILKMQDDYPSFFPTTVPKDVYDMEKDVSTIGVNNVLLTHSEVSDDIAYAMTKAIFDNLDQLQNTHNAANDITLENALQNLPAPLHPGAAKYFEEQGITE
- a CDS encoding general stress protein, yielding MAKNNNGKMSREQAGKKGGKATARNHDQEFYEEIGQKGGEATAKNHDQEFYEEIGQKGGNATARNHDQEFYEEIGEKGGNARARQRNNNNKNRNNS
- a CDS encoding YtxH domain-containing protein — translated: MTEQNKQQVQTNQEEQENRNSSDKAYTKKDVIRGGIIGWGVGVATTLLLAPKSGKELRGDITYQVGSAKDKAVDKSRELTDSAMDKYAAIKENTTNKTIELKHRLTPAKSKQSNGEETEAEDTESNSAPQSNKAEEKQNESASTNKKAEAKSKSSSSSASTRRTPAKRSSGYNQKARTKTASASK
- a CDS encoding gas vesicle protein; its protein translation is MANENSPQTTAGSSNLVDVLETVLDKGVVIAGDIRVGIADVELLSIKIRLIVASVDKAKEIGMDWWETDPYLNSQAAMQEQDKLKEENQKLLERLEKLEGKLSGNS
- a CDS encoding gas vesicle protein K, which encodes MNLNNQPASLAGLDHRPEKSGRIELDPEGAEEGLAQLVLTVIELLRQLVERQAIRRVDGGNLTEEEIEKLGVALMNLDIKMEELKGIFNFTDEDLNIDLGPLGNLL
- a CDS encoding gas vesicle protein, whose translation is MEFENKEVGLIDVLDVVLDKGVAIKGDIILSIAGIDLVYLDLRVLISSVETLIESNQQTAEKFSSKQFDYEKEELDRVIHQS
- a CDS encoding GvpL/GvpF family gas vesicle protein; its protein translation is MEKLIYLYGIIPASGKDAAPLPSLKGLDEESQIYSLPFENVDAIVCELDPVEYSEKELEKKSNDVNWLHQKAFHHHEALMEFYERYPIIPMKFCTIYSGLESLKNTISTHETRMLHLLDNIADKDEWILKLYCERDKLKEMVASNNETIEAKKKEIAAMSPGRQYLENRRLHQLIDQETEKETHAFSKSIHKKLAALSVDHEVKRNWNKDVTGRQEEMCWNSVYMVDKSRINDFKSIIKKLQDKWAGSGWHFEVTGPWPSYHFAKIS
- a CDS encoding gas vesicle protein GvpG, whose translation is MIQKIFTSPINLIVKIGEKVQEEVEKELYDLEHIQKKLIHLQMMYELEEIDEASYKQSETELLVRYEIAKKREMEQINELTKRKE
- a CDS encoding GvpL/GvpF family gas vesicle protein, with translation MSEKQGIYVFCGIQTDKKAGFGNVHFDSEDREIYTVHYKDAAMVVTRVPMKIYHPSKENLMMHQKVLSRVMETMDTVVPISFGNLFQSEEDVLALAESLYPQLVEIFPQIKGKIEVGLKVVGKKDWLEKSIKQNENVMKKKQIVHSKSEAAGYFDRIQLGEMAKDFFHSLQNDIKSEIHDSLSTLAEANQINDPIGEKMLLNAAYLIDSDKESQFDKKVNELHDSWQDKVDFKYTGPWPAYNFINIKLKIEEPST